DNA from Amycolatopsis sp. DSM 110486:
TGCGTTCGGTCATCTCCGTGGCGGCGTTGCCGATGTCGATCTGTCCACACGCGACGTTCCAGGCGCGGCCGTCGAGGGAGATCGACTTGGTCAGGCCCGTGACGGCGTGCTTCGTGGCGGTGTAGGCGACGCTCGCGGGACGCGGCGCGTGCGCGGAGATCGAGCCGTTGTTGATGATCCGCCCGCCCATGGGTTCCTGGTCCTTCATCAGGAGCACGGCCTGCTGCGCGCACAGGAACATTCCGGTGAGGTTCGTGTCGACCGTCCGGCGCCAGCGTTCCACGGACAGGTCCGCGACGGTCCCGCCCGCCGACACCCCGGCGTTGTTCACCAGCACATCCAGACGGCCCCACCGCTCCCGCACCGCCGCGAACAACGCCGCGACGGCCTCGGGCGAAGCGACGTCCGTGGGCACGACCAGCGCCCCCTCGGCACCGTCCGCCGTCTCCTCCAGCGCTTCGGCCCGGCGCCCCGCCAGCG
Protein-coding regions in this window:
- a CDS encoding SDR family oxidoreductase, with the translated sequence MTTKTAVVTGAGSGIGRRVARALLGAGYQVALAGRRAEALEETADGAEGALVVPTDVASPEAVAALFAAVRERWGRLDVLVNNAGVSAGGTVADLSVERWRRTVDTNLTGMFLCAQQAVLLMKDQEPMGGRIINNGSISAHAPRPASVAYTATKHAVTGLTKSISLDGRAWNVACGQIDIGNAATEMTERMSGGIPQADGRVLAEPTFDASHVADAVLYMAGLPLDANVQFLTITATTMPFIGRG